A single Venturia canescens isolate UGA chromosome 1, ASM1945775v1, whole genome shotgun sequence DNA region contains:
- the LOC122413583 gene encoding astakine-like: MIKSIVLIGITISAIVVGINGRATGSEVVYMEGQCSSNQDCNAGECCVLGGNRYSIPQCMPLLESGASCRPRNVQLNTTLVYPDGNQITLTDVYFIFCPCTYGLSCEAKEDATCIDHTQKSGFNHLLEEESTQDD; this comes from the exons atgatcaaatcGATAGTCCTGATTGGGATAACGATCAGCGCGATTGTTGTCGGTATAAATGGACGCGCGACAGGAAGCGAAGTTGTTTATATGGAGGGTCAATGTTCAAGCAATCAAGACTGCAATGCTGGAGAGTGTTGCGTATTAG gCGGGAACAGATACAGCATCCCTCAATGTATGCCACTTTTGGAGAGCGGGGCTAGTTGCAGACCGAGAAACGTACAGCTGAACACGACCCTCGTGTATCCGGATGGTAATCAAATAACCCTAACGGACGTTTACTTCATTTTTTGCCCATGTACGTACGGGCTGAGCTGCGAGGCAAAAGAGGACGCCACGTGTATCGATCACACGCAAAAAAGCGGCTTCAATCATTTGCTCGAAGAGGAGAGCACGCAGGACGATTAG